A stretch of Microtus pennsylvanicus isolate mMicPen1 chromosome 5, mMicPen1.hap1, whole genome shotgun sequence DNA encodes these proteins:
- the LOC142850886 gene encoding olfactory receptor 5P50 encodes MAFLEDGNHTAVTEFVLLGLTDDPVLKVVLFTIILCIYLVTVSGNLSTILLIRVSSQLHHPMYFFLSQLASTDIGYSSSVTPNMLVNFLVEQNTISFLGCTIQLGSGAFFGTLECFLLATMAYDRFVAICNPLLYSTKMSTRVCVQLLVGSYVGSFLNASSFILSFFSLLFCGPNRVNHFFCDLAPLIELSCSSGNVPIVPASFCSAFVIIVTVFVITVSYTYILITILKMRSTEGRQKAFSTCTSHLTAVTLFYGTITFIYVMPKSSYSTDQNKVVSVFYMVVIPMLNPLIYSLRNNEIKCALKRQLGRKIFS; translated from the coding sequence ATGGCTTTCCTGGAGGATGGGAACCACACTGCAGTGACAGAGTTTGTTTTATTGGGCCTGACAGATGACCCAGTCCTTAAAGTCGTCCTCTTCACCATCATCCTGTGCATCTACCTGGTGACCGTGTCTGGGAACCTCAGCACCATCCTCCTCATCAGAGTCTCTTCCCAGCTCCATCAccccatgtacttttttctcAGTCAGTTGGCTTCTACCGACATAGGCTACTCATCTTCTGTCACACCCAATATGCTTGTCAACTTCCTGGTGGAGCAAAACACAATCTCCTTCCTTGGGTGTACCATCCAGCTTGGCTCAGGTGCTTTCTTTGGAACACTTGAATGTTTCCTTCTGGCTACCATGGCTTATGATCGCTTTGTAGCAATCTGTAATCCACTGCTTTATTCAACCAAAATGTCCACACGAGTCTGTGTCCAGTTGCTTGTAGGATCTTATGTAGGGAGTTTCCTTAATGCttcctcttttattctttccttcttttctcttctcttctgtggaCCAAATAGAGTCAATCACTTTTTCTGTGATTTGGCTCCTTTGATAGAGCTCTCCTGTTCTAGTGGCAATGTCCCCATAGTTCCTGCCTCATTCTGTTCTGCCTTTGTCATTATAGTCACAGTGTTTGTCATAACCGTCTCCTACACctacatcctcatcaccatcctgaAGATGCGCTCCACTGAGGGCCGCCAGaaggccttctccacctgcacCTCCCACCTCACTGCAGTCACTCTGTTCTATGGAACCATCACCTTCATCTATGTGATGCCCAAGTCCAGCTACTCCACAGACCAGAACAAAGTGGTGTCTGTGTTCTACATGGTGGTGATCCCCATGCTGAACCCCCTCATTTACAGCCTCAGAAATAATGAGATTAAGTGTGCTCTGAAGAGACAGCTTGGTAGGAAAATATTCTCTTAA
- the LOC142850885 gene encoding olfactory receptor 5P4-like yields the protein METGNHTMVTEFIILGLTEDPTLCAIFFVLFLGIYLTTVLGNVSIIMLIRRSPQLHTPMYLFLSHLAFVDIGYSSSVTPVMIVSFLRERTTIPVAGCIVQLGSDVVFGTAECFLLAAMAYDRYVAICQPLLYSNFMSPRICFILLVISYVGGCVNSSSFTSCLLSLTFCGPNEVNHFFCDLPPLVELSCTHIYIAEMSPAISAGSIIVITLFVIIVSYLYILHSILRMRSAEGRHKAFSTCTSHLTAVTLFYGTVTFVYVIPESSHSPNQIKVVSVFYTVVIPMLNPLIYSLRNKEVKEAMRKLMVRTHSSF from the coding sequence ATGGAAACTGGAAACCACACAATGGTAACAGAGttcattattttggggctaaccGAGGACCCCACTCTTTGTGCTAtcttctttgtattgtttctggGGATCTACCTCACCACTGTATTGGGCAATGTCAGCATAATTATGTTGATCAGAAGAAGCCCTCAGCTTCATACCCCCATGTACCTCTTCCTCAGCCACCTGGCCTTTGTGGACATTGGGTACTCCAGCTCAGTCACCCCAGTCATGATTGTGAGTTTCCTGAGGGAGAGAACTACCATTcctgtggctggctgcatagTCCAGCTTGGCTCTGATGTGGTCTTTGGGACTGCTGAGTGCTTCCTGCTGGCTGCcatggcctatgatcgctatgtggccatctgccaaCCCCTGCTCTACTCCAATTTCATGTCTCCCAGGATCTGCTTCATATTATTGGTTATTTCCTATGTGGGTGGATGTGTGAATTCTTCATCATTTACCAGCTGTTTATTGAGCCTGACTTTCTGTGGACCAAATGAAGTCAACCATTTCTTCTGTGACCTCCCACCACTGGTGGAGCTTTCTTGTACCCATATTTACATCGCTGAAATGTCTCCGGCCATCTCAGCAGGttccatcatcgtcatcaccctGTTTGTCATCATTGTTTCATACCTCTACATCCTTCACTCCATCCTCAGGATGCGCTCTGCTGAGGGCAGGCACAAGGCCTTCTCCACCTGTACCTCCCACCTCACCGCAGTCACCTTGTTTTATGGGacagttacatttgtttatgtcatACCAGAGTCAAGCCATTCACCCAACCAAATTAAAGTAGTGTCTGTGTTCTACACAGTGGTGATACCCATGCTGAATCCCTTGATCTACAGTCTGAGGAATAAGGAGGTAAAAGAGGCCATGAGGAAATTGATGGTGAGAACACATTCCTCATTTTGA